A genomic window from Silene latifolia isolate original U9 population chromosome Y, ASM4854445v1, whole genome shotgun sequence includes:
- the LOC141626506 gene encoding protein TORMOZ EMBRYO DEFECTIVE-like, with protein sequence MTDVTASLKKSYKCTKFLEQFYSGGPVAVSTDGSFMACACNNTIKIVNCVTANASIKATLEGDSEAVTALAISPDNAFLFSASHSCQIMVWDLSSLTCVRSWKNIGEGPVLAMACDASGGMLATVGADRKVLVWDVDAGYCTHYFKGHTGIVNCILFHPDPNNLILFSASDDTTVRAWDLVAGKSKQCAATMKNHASAVVTLAISEDRRFLFSAGRDQVVSVWDLSSYTCKMTILTNEVLAAVCAIHSGTPFYDSLSLNKLGQSKSIQEVYFLTAGERGIVRIWEVCLSKKKYSEVVFKTDQDDQRRGFTAAHMLPSDQGLLCITADQQFLFYSPLKHSEKILHLSLTKRLIGYNEVIVDMKFVGEDENLLAVATNIEQVHVYDMASMSCSYVLAGHSKIVLCLDTFIGSSGSTYIVTGSKDKDVRLWDTETRKCVGVGIGHLKGVGAVAFSKKQRNFFVSGSRDKTLKVWSFEGLISDSDKPYRLKTKGSVGAHKNDINSVAISPDDSFVCSGSEDRTARLFKLPELVEVASLVGHKQGIWFVEFSPVDPCVLTASKDKTIKLWSVRDHSCLKTFEGHTSTVYRASFISQGAQLVSTDANGILKLWNVKSIECIATYDQHEDKVWALAIGRKTEMLATGGSDAIINLWNDSTAAEKEEAFHKEEEEVLRGQDLENAISDADYAKAILLAFQLKKPHKLLELLLELYRKNIRIDHVRNALQSLGMEELGRLLEYVREWNTKPKLCHVANSVLLQAFSIHRPIDIDEVKGIGELLEGLIAYSQRHYNRIESIERSLFTLDYTLNAMSVIEPEDVSRLTGSTLKRNLDKETASDVQEGGITETMETKPNKSSRKRKFRNSTETCTEMTKTLLDTKATSTV encoded by the exons ATGACTGACGTAACTGCATCCCTTAAGAAAAGTTACAAATGCACTAAATTCCTGGAACAATTCTACAGTGGTGGACCCGTGGCTGTCTCAACTGATGGCTCCTTCATGGCATGCGCCTGCAACAACACCATTAAAATTGTCAACTGCGTCACCGCAAACGCCTCTATCAAAGCCACCCTCGAAGGCGACTCTGAAGCCGTTACCGCTCTCGCTATCTCCCCTGACAATGCATTCCTTTTCTCTGCTAGTCACAGTTGCCAAATTATGGTTTGGGACCTCTCTTCGCTCACCTGTGTGCGCTCTTGGAAG AATATTGGTGAGGGTCCAGTGCTGGCTATGGCTTGTGATGCGTCTGGTGGAATGCTTGCGACTGTCGGAGCTGACAGAAAAGTGCTTGTATGGGACGTAGACGCAGGATATTGCACACATTACTTTAAGGGGCATACAGGGATTGTTAATTGCATCCTATTTCATCCTGATCCTAACAACCTCATT CTTTTCTCGGCAAGTGATGACACCACTGTCCGGGCTTGGGATCTTGTAGCTGGAAAATCAAAACAATGTGCTGCTACAATGAAGAATCACGCTTCTGCTGTGGTTACGTTAGCGATTTCAGAAGATAGAAGGTTCCTGTTCAGTGCTGGAAGAGATCAG GTGGTCAGTGTGTGGGATCTTAGCAGCTATACCTGCAAGATGACGATACTAACAAATGAGGTTCTTGCTGCTGTTTGTGCAATTCATTCTGGAACTCCATTTTATGACAGTTTATCCTTGAACAAGCTTGGACAGAGTAAAAGTATACAAGAAGTTTATTTCTTAACTGCTGGTGAACGGGGGATTGTCCGTATATG GGAAGTTTGTTTGTCTAAGAAGAAATATTCAGAGGTAGTTTTTAAAACAGACCAGGATGACCAGAGAAGAGGCTTCACTGCGGCACATATGCTGCCCTCTGATCAGGGATTGTTGTGCATAACTGCTGACCAGCAGTTTCTTTTTTACTCACCCTTGAAGCATTCTGAGAAAATTCTACATTTGAGCCTTACTAAGCGACTTATTGGATACAATGAAGTAATAGTAGATATGAAGTTTGTAGGCGAAGATGAAAATCTTCTTGCTGTTGCCACCAATATTGAACAG GTGCATGTTTATGACATGGCATCAATGTCATGTTCGTATGTACTTGCTGGACATTCTAAAATAGTTTTGTGTCTCGACACCTTCATTGGAAGTTCTGGAAGCACATATATTGTGACTGGAAGCAAGGACAAAGAT GTGAGATTATGGGACACAGAAACAAGAAAGTGTGTAGGGGTTGGGATCGGTCACCTGAAAGGTGTTGGAGCTGTTGCTTTTTCAAAGAAACAGCGGAACTTTTTCGTCAGTGGTAGTCG TGATAAGACACTCAAGGTCTGGAGCTTTGAAGGCCTTATCAGCGATTCTGACAAGCCTTACCGTCTTAAAACAAAAGGTTCTGTGGGGGCTCATAAGAATGATATTAACTCCGTGGCTATTTCACCAGATGACAGTTTTGTTTGTAGTGGTTCAGAG GATCGTACTGCTCGTCTGTTTAAGCTTCCAGAACTCGTGGAGGTGGCGTCACTGGTGGGTCACAAACAGGGAATTTGGTTTGTTGAGTTTTCTCCTGTTGACCCTTGTGTTTTGACAGCATCTAAAGACAAGACCATAAAATTATGGTCAGTGCGTGATCACTCCTGCTTAAAAACATTTGAGGGTCACACATCTACTGTGTATAGAGCATCCTTCATCTCCCAAGGGGCTCAGCTTGTATCAACTG ATGCGAATGGCATACTGAAGCTATGGAACGTAAAATCTATTGAATGCATTGCGACTTATGATCAGCACGAGGACAAG GTATGGGCCTTGGCAATTGGAAGGAAAACAGAAATGCTCGCTACTGGAGGCAGTGATGCGATTATAAATCTATGGAATGATTCCACTGCTGCTGAAAAGGAAGAAGCCTTCCACAAAGAG GAAGAAGAGGTTCTGCGAGGTCAAGATCTCGAAAATGCAATATCGGATGCTGATTATGCCAAAGCTATCCTGCTCGCCTTTCAGCTTAAAAAACCTCACAAGCTCTTGGAACTGCTCTTAGAATTGTACAG GAAGAACATCAGAATAGATCATGTGAGAAATGCTCTACAGTCTCTCGGGATGGAAGAACTTGGTCGACTTCTTGAATATGTTAGAGAATGGAATACCAAGCCAAAGCTGTGCCATGTCGCTAACTCCGTGCTATTACAGGCTTTCAGTATCCATCGACCTATAGACATTGATGAG GTGAAAGGCATAGGGGAACTACTTGAAGGGCTCATCGCGTATTCTCAGAGGCACTACAATAGGATAGAAAGCATAGAAAGAAGCTTGTTCACGCTAGACTACACTCTTAACGCAATGTCTGTCATCGAACCAGAGGACGTTAGTAGGCTAACAGGTAGCACTTTAAAAAGAAATTTGGATAAGGAGACTGCATCTGATGTCCAAGAAGGGGGCATCACAGAAACAATGGAAACAAAGCcaaacaagagctcaaggaaaCGAAAGTTTCGGAATTCGACAGAAACTTGTACCGAGATGACTAAAACTTTGCTAGACACAAAAGCTACTTCAACTGTATAG